CGTTCGGCTGTCGATCATCGGCGTGATGACATAGCGCTTGAGCACGATCCGGATGGGCACTCGCGAGAGCGGGAGCGCGAGGAGAAAGCCCACCGCGTCGGTAACCAGCCCCGGCGTGAGCAGGAAGGCCCCCGCAGCGATGAGCAACCCGCCATCGACGACCTGGTTGGTCGGCAACTCGCCCTCGGCCAACGAGCGCTGCATCCGACGGAGGGTGTGACGCCCCTCGGCTCTGACGAAGAGCATCCCTAAGAGGGCCGTGAGGACGACCAGCGCGACGGTCGGGGCCCAGCCGATCGTCCCGGCGACCACCACCAGGAGGGCGATGTCCGCGAGGGGGATCAGGAGCAGGCCAGCCAGGAGCAACCGCAACATGACTCCGGATAGCGGCTTAAGAAGTATAACCCTTCGGCCCGGGCTGACTACTCGCCGTTGACTTCCGCTCGCAACTCGTCCATCGTCGCGATCCGCTCGGCGTGGGCGTTGTGCTGATGAATCGACTCCTCGTTCTCCTGTTTCATCGTGATGACCGCCTGATCGTCGATCCCGTTACACTCCTCGACGACCTGCTCGGCCATCGAGCGGACACAGTCCTCGACGAACCGGGCGTTGGCGTGGGCGGCGTAGGTCATGTGGTCCTCGTCCGGGCGCTTTGCCATGTTGTAGATGCGGGCGCTCATGGCGTCCCGGGCGATCTCGACGAGATCGCGGAAGTCCACGTCCGGCTTGCCGGGGGACTCGACGGTGAGGGTCGCATGCCCCCGCTGGGAGTGCCCGGCCTGGGGCACGCGACTGAGGAACTCCGTGACTTCTTCCTCTCCCACACCGAGGTCTTCGAGTTCGTCGCGGGCGCGCTCCTCGATCATGCCCTGTGAGCAGGGGCAGACGGTCATCCCATCGACGCGGGCCCCGATCTCCTCGCGGGTTTCGGCGTCCTCGCTCGCGGTGGCACTGGCGATGAAGTCCACGCGGCTCTGGGTGGTTCGCCCGCTGGCGGGGGTCTCGTCGCGAATCATGTACTCTGCCTCCATCTGGACCATCGCCTTGGTGGTGTACTCGTGTTTCTGGAGGAGCCGCTCGGCGACTTCGCCACACATCTCTTCGACCTGGTAGACCGGTTCGCTGACCGCATCCTCCAGGGTCTCGTCGATGACCTCGAGGTTGCGGGACATGTCCAGTCCCTTGCGCTTGCGCGGCAGGTCCACGTACACCTCGAACTCCGCCATGAGAACGAGTGGCCGACCGCTGCCACGGTTGATCTCGACGAGCTTCTCGACGCCGGTGACCCCGACCCGCTCCAGTCCGACGGTGACGTCCGGCTCGGTTGCCTGCACGTCCGGGAGATCGTGACTCATACATCCCCCGGTTGGGGAGTCCCCACGTTTACCCTTTCCATTGCGGCCGATCACTCCAGCTTTCCGAGCGCCTCGAAGAACGCACTCCCCGGGCCCGCGACTTTCGCGGGCGCTGCCGCCGAAATTGCGACTGTGGTCGGCGGGCGAATCGTCCGGTGCTCGGATCCGTCACTGGAGACGACGGACTCCTCGGCCCCCGTGATCTCGATCTCGATGTCCGCGCCCTCGGGCACTACGAGTGGTGGCATCGCACTGGCCCCGGACATAGTGGTCACGACAAAGGCGTCCATCCGGGGATGGACCAGCGGGCCCCCTTCACTCAGATTGTACGCGGTGCTTCCCGTCGGAGTGGCGACGAGAACGCCGTCACAGTGGGTCTCCTCGTAGTGAGACTCGTCGATGTGGACACTGGCCTCGATCCCGTCAGCGTGGCCCCGCCGTCGCCCTTGGACGAGGACCTCGTTGAGCGCGGGGGAAAGCGTCCAGTCCTCGCCTTCGAGCCGAACCCGGGGCACCTCCCGGTGGCGGATCGTGCCCGTCTCGCGATACTGGGCGACCTCCGTCTCGACGGCCTCGATGGCGTTTTCGGGGGCGACCGTGTTGAGAAAGCCGACTTCGCCCAGGTTGACGCCCAGGATCGGCGTTGAGCCGGCCCCACGGGCCGCATAGAGGAAGGTGCCGTCGCCCCCGATCGAGACCACGAGGTCACAGCGGTCCATGGCGTCGAGCGAGCAGGGCTCCCGGTCGAGTTTCTCGGCGGTGGCCTGGTCGGTCCGGACGGTGATCCCCTGTGTCTCCAGCCGCTCGATGACCGCCTCGGCCAGGTCGACGGCCCGTTCGTTTGCCCGTTGTGCGACGACGCCCACGATCATACGGGGGCTGGGTGCCGGGCGTACAAAAAACGCTCTCCACGGGAAAGCTACTTGGGTCGACCCGACGAACCCCAGGCAACTGGATGGCCGAGGACACCGAGGAGGACTGGTTCGAACGGGCCCTCGCCGAGGAGCCCGAACCAGATGAGTCTGCGGGGGCTGATGAGACCGAGGAGCCCGAACCAGATGAGTCTGCGGGGGCTGATGAGACCGAGGAGCCCGAACCAGATGAGTCTGATACGGTCGAGTCAGAAGAGTCCGAACCCACGGAACCGGCGGGATCCGGAGCGCCGGATACGTCCGGGACAAATGAGTCCACGGAGCCATCTGCCGAGTCAGGCTCCGAAACCAGCGATTCGGCGGACGAGACACCAACCGAGGATACCTTCGGGGACGAGGCGGACGTGATCGACATCGACGTCTCCGAGACGGAGTCCTTTGGTTTCGACCTCGAGGAGGGGGCGGAGGACGGCCTCGACGAGGAGGAATACCACACGGACATCCCCCGCATCGGCGTGGGCATCGAGGGCCTGGACGCGATGATCCAGGAGGGCGTCCCCGAGCGCTCGCTCATGGCCGTCATCGGCGGGGCCGGCACCGGGAAGACCACCTTCGCGCTCCAGTTCCTCCAGGAGGCACTTCGAAACGACGGCAAGGCCGTGTTCATCACGCTGGAGGAAAACCGGGAACGGATCCTCCGCAGCGCCAGTCAGAAGGGCTGGGACTTCGAGGCGGCCGTCGAGGACGGGTCGCTTGCTGTTCTGGATCTGGACCCAGTCGATATGGCAAACAGCCTGACGAGCATCCGTAGCGAGCTCCCCCGGCTGGTCGGGGACTTCGAGGCCGACCGCCTGGTCCTGGATTCGGTCTCGCTTCTGGAGATGATGTACGACGACCAGGCGACCCGGCGCACGGAGATCTATGACTTCGCGAACGCGCTGAAGCGGGCCGGGGTCACCACCCTCGTGACCAGCGAAGCGTCGGAGGATACGGCCTATGCCTCTCGATTCGGCATCATCGAGTATCTCACCGACGCGGTGTTCGTCCTGCAGTACGTCCGTCCGGAGGAATTCCAGGAGACTCGACTCGCCGTCGAGATCCAGAAGATCCGAGACGCGAATCACTCTCGGGAGAGCAAGCCCTACGAGCTTACGAGCGGCGGGATCGAGGTCTACCGGGACGCGACGATCTTCTGAGCTACAGAGAGCACAGGAGAGGGCCCACGACTTTAGTCGTGGGAGGGGGTCAAAGCGGGGTCTTCTCGACGACCTGCTCGTCCCAGGTGGGATACTGCTCGATGATCGTGCCGCCCTCGATATCGCCCTCCTCGACCATCTCCTCTAAGAGCCACCAGGCGATCTCCACCTGCCCGTCGAGGACTTCGTAGTACTCCGGCGGAACGCCAAGTTCGTCCAGTCGGGCCGGCTCGGCTTCGGTCACGCCGTAGACGAGCGTGCCGTCGTCGGTGATCTCCTCGAACGGGCGGCTGACGTTCGGAGCCGTTCGCCGGAGGCGATTGCGATGCTGGGCGGCGTCTTTGAACGTGCTCGTACAGAAGTACACCTTCGGGTGCGAGACGAGTTCGGCCAGGTCCTCCTCGCTTGCGCCCTCGACGGCGCTCATGTGGTCCGTGCGCCGGTCGTAGCCCTGTTCGTGCATCCGACGGTAGTTCCCCTGGCTCATCTCGAACTCGTTGACGTTCACGAAGTCGACCGCTCCCTCCTCGATGAACTCCAGGAACTCGGTCTCGGCCTCGATGCCCGGGATCTCGAAGGCCGGCGTGAGCCCCTCCTCGCGGGCGATGTAGAGGATCTCTTCCCAGAAGGTGCCATGGATGTTTCCCCAGAGGGCCACCGGCGGGTGGAACCGGATCTCGTCCAGGCCCGCCTCGGCGAGGGCCCGCATTATCTCCCGGTCGCCCGTGATGCCCGTATAGAGGTGGATGTGGTGGTCCGCCCCGAACTCGTCTTTCAGAAGCGAGATGTAGTGGGTCGTCCGCTCCATCGACTCCAGGGGTTCCCCGCCCGTGATCGAACTGCCCATGGCGTCCATCTTCCGTGCGGCTTCCAGGACGTCCTCGTCCGACTCGACGGGGCGCTCGTTCGCGAAGACCTGGTCGACGTTCTTGCGGTTCTCCCCGAGCGGGCAGTAAAAGCAGTCCCGGTGGTCACAGTAGCCGTGGACGAAAAGCACTAGCTTCCCACCGAGCGCACACTGCTCGCAACCCCGGGATATCATCGGCTGGATTTGGCCGTCGCGGTTCAAAAGCGGCCCGGTCGGGCGAGCCGGGCCGAAGACTCTTACCCCACCCCACCCGTATTTCCGCCCGATGCTGCTGGTCCTGTGTGTGGACCTGGACGACGACCTCGGTCGGAAGACCGGGATCCCGACGCCGGTCGTGGGTCGGAACGCGATCGAGCACGCCGCGGTGTCCCTGGCCGAGGCCGACCCCGAGGACAGCGACGTCAACGTGCTCTTCGAGGGGGTACACCTCCACGACAAGCTGGCCGGGGGCGACGAGCCGGTCGAAGTGGCCGCGGTGACGGGCGAGGAGCGCGGCGAAGTGGCCGCGAACCGGGCGGTGGGCCGCGAACTCGACGAGGTGCTCGCGACACTCCAGGCGGATGAGGCGGTCCGGGTGATCGTCGTGACCGACGGCGCCCAGGACGAGAGTGTGATTCCGGTCATCCGCTCGCGGGTGCAGATCGATTCCGTCCGGCGGGTCGTCGTCCGGCAGGCACAGGACCTCGAATCGATGTACTACACGATCAAACAGGTCCTCGACGACCCGGAGACCCGCGGGACGATCCTCGTCCCGCTCGGCGTTTTACTCTTGATCTATCCGCTCGCGGTCCTGGCGGATATGGTCGGGCTCCCCGGCTCGGTCCTGGGGGTTGGATCGGGCGCGCTGGGCCTGTATGCCCTCGTTCGCGGGCTCGGTCTCGAAGACGCCATCGACGACTGGGTCTCCCGCGCCCGCGAGAGCCTCTACACCGGCCGGGTGACGCTCATCACGTACATCGTGGCCGCAGCGCTGCTCGTCATCGGCGGGGTCGAGGGCATTGCCACCCTCGATTCGGTCCGGGTCGAGGCGGCCGTGGACGTGGGGACGATGCTCGCGGCGCTGTTCTACGGGGCGATCCGGTGGGTCGCGGCCGCGGCGCTCACGACCAGCTTCGGCCAGATAACTGATGAGTTCATCGCGGGGCGCTTTCGCTTTCGCTATCTCAACGCGCCGGTCTACATCCTCGCCATCGGGGCCATCCTCCACACGATGAGCGCCTTCTTCCTCGGTCGGGTCGCGCTGGCCACCCTGGCGGCAGTCCTCACGGTCGGCACGCTCCTGAGCGTGTTGAGTACCCTTGCGATGGCCGTCGTCGAATCGGTCCGGGCGCGAAACGCGGCGGAGGCCTAGCGGTCCCGATCGACCACGAACGTCGCGAGGTCTTCCAGATACTGGCGGGCCTCGCTGTCCTCGACTGCGACCCGGTCGAGTGCAGCGAGGGCGGCTTCTGACTCCATGCGGGCCCGCTCGGTCAGCGTCTCCGGGTCCTCGCCGGTCACTCTGACGATCGACGGACGGTCCATGGTGTCGTCCTGTCCGGTCGGCTTCCCCAGGTCCTCGGCGTCGGCCACCGAATCCAGCACGTCGTCCCGGATCTGGAAGGCGATCCCCACCCGCTCGGCGTACTCGCCGAGGGCGTCGATCGTGGCCGCGTCGGCGTCGGCCGCGATCGCGCCGAGTTCCGCGGCCGTCCGGAAGAGTGCGCCCGTCTTTCGCCGGGCCAGTTCCATGTACTCGGATTCCGAACTCGGTTGGTCGACCAGTTCGACGGCCTCGCCCTCGCCGAGTTCCACCAGTGCCCGGGAGACCGACTCCAGGGCCCGGGAGTCCGCCGAAAAGAGTGCGAAGGCCTCCCCGAGCAGGCCGTCGCTCGCAACGATGGCCGGGCCGTGTCCGTAGGCCGCCCAGGCACTCTCGCTCCCGCGGCGAAGGGCGGACTGGTCGATGATGTCATCGACCACCAGCGACGCGTTGTGCACGAGTTCCACGCCCACCGCGAAATCGAGGGCCGTCTGGCCGTTCGGCCCCAGGGTTTCCGAATCGCTCGACCAGACCGACCCGCCGGCGGCTTCGCAGGCGAGCAGGGTTAGCGTCGGTCGCACCCGTTTCCCGCCCGCGAGCACCACGTGTGCGAGTTCGTCCTCGAGTTCAGTCGGTTCGACCGCCGCGACGACCTCGCGAAGCCGCTCCTCGATGACGTCCCGGCGCGCCTCGACGTACTCCATCTACCGAAGGGTTGGGGCTCTGGCTTTAATACCTGCCGGGAGCCCCACGCCGTTCACCGGAGCTGTTCGGTGAGTTCCGGGATCACGTCGAAGAGATCGCCCACGATCGCCTGGTCCGCGATGTCGAAGATCGGCGCGTGGGGATCGGTGTTGACGGCGATGATCGTGTCCGCGCCCTTGATCCCCGCCACGTGCTGGACGGCCCCCGAGATCCCGACGGCGAGATACACATCGGGGGAGACGGTCTTGCCGGACTGGCCGACCTGCCGGCTGGTGTCGAACCAGCCGTTGTCCACGAGCGGTCGGGACGCGGCGATGGTGGCATCCGTTACCGCCGCGAGGTCCTCGATCACCGAGAGGTTCTCCGCCTCGCCGATACCCCGCCCCACGCCGATCAAAAAGTCCGCGGCGGTCACGTCCACGTCGCCGGTTCCGGCCTCCTCGAAGCCCTCGACCCGCGAGCCGACCGCCGACTCGTCGAGTTCGAACTCGAAGTCCTCGACCGGAACCGAACCGACTCCCGTGGCCCGCGCCCACTCGCCGGGCCGCAGGGTCACCACACACGGGCGCTCGGTGATGGTAACCGTGGCATCGATCTTGGACTCATAGAGGCTGCGGGTAGTCTGGAGCCCCTCATCACTGACTTCCATGTCGATCACGTCGGTCACGAGGGGCAAATCCAGATCGACGGCGACCGCCGGCACGTAATCGAGGGCGTTGACGGTGTGGGGCGTGAGCACCACGGCGGGTTCGAGTGCCTCGTACAGCGCCCCAACTGCCTGGACGTAGACGTCGTGATTGAACTCGGCGCCGTCAGCGATCGTGTGGATCACGTCGACGCCGTCCCGGTCGAGCCGATCCGCGATCGCCTCGGCGTTCCCGCCGATGACGGCCACGTGGAGCTCCCCGTCCAGGTCGTCGGCCAGGTCCGCGCCGGCCCCGAGGAGTTCGAGACTAACGTCCCGGATCTCCCCGCGCCGGTGTTCGACGACCGCCAGTACGTCGCTCATTCCTGGACCACCCCCGCTTCGAGGAGGCGATCTGCGATCGCCGTCGCCTGTTCGGGTGGGTCCCCCTCCACGTACTCGGTGTCCCCGCGACTCGGCGGCTCTGTGAGTTCACCTCGTTCGAGGCGGGGTTCGAGCCGGTCGGCCCAGACGCCCAGCTCAGCGGGGCTCTGTACGTCGATCTCTTGGGCCTGGGCCTCCTGGAGTCCTCTGAGGCTGGCATACCGGGGATCGTTGATCCCGGTCTGGATGGTTAGCACCGCCGGCAGCGAGAGGGTCGTGATCTCCTCGATACCACCTTCGAGCTCCCGTCTGACCCGGACCGAGTCGGCCTCACGATCGAGCGTGAAGTCGTTGACAACCGCGCCCCACTGCCACCCGAGGGTGCGGGCCAGCGAGACACCGGTCGACCCGTAACCGTCGTCAGCCGCCTGGACGCCCGAGAGAACGAGGGTCGGTGCTTCGGCCTCGACGACGGGGGCCATGAGGGCCGCGCGGGTCGAGACGTCCTCCAGGGGGTCACCCCGCAGGTCATCATCCCAGATCCGGATCGCCCGATCGGCCCCCTTCGCGAGGGCCATCCGGATGGTGTCCGCCGAGCGCTCCGGCCCGATGGTCACGGTGACGACCTCTTCGGCGATCCCCTCCTCGCGCAGTGAGACGGCCGCCTCCAGGGCGTACTCGTCCCACTCGTTGAGGTCATACTCCAGGTAGCGGTCGGCGACCGCCCCGTCCTCGATCTCGAAGTTGTCCGCGACGGCTGCCACCTCGGCGAAGGTGACCAGAATCTTCATCACCTGGGACTTCTCCGCCCCTGCCGTAAATCCTTCTGAAACTGCGCTACTCTTCGGATTCCTCGGGCAGGGAGATCAGGTTCTCCCGCCCGATTCGGAGTTTTTCGATCCGCCCCGCTTCGGCCATCGCGGAGAGCAACTGGGAGACCTTGGCGTTCGACCACCGGGTCTCCTCGACGATTCGGGCCTGTTTCATCCGGCCGTCGTTCGCTTCGAGCAGCCGCTCGATTCGTTCCTCGTCGCTCAACAGGTCGGTGTCGACGGCCGCCGTGTCGGACGCGTCGGGCTGCTCGCCCGCCCCAGCAGTTGGCGGTTCGTCGGTCGGCGGGGTCGGCTCCTCGGATTCCTCCGGCGCCGCGGTCCCGATCCCCAGCCCGTTGAGATAGCCGTTTCGCCACCCCAGGAGGAGCAGGCCGCCGCCGACCACGGCTGCCGTCAGGCCCAGGG
This region of Halodesulfurarchaeum sp. HSR-GB genomic DNA includes:
- a CDS encoding NAD(+)/NADH kinase produces the protein MIVGVVAQRANERAVDLAEAVIERLETQGITVRTDQATAEKLDREPCSLDAMDRCDLVVSIGGDGTFLYAARGAGSTPILGVNLGEVGFLNTVAPENAIEAVETEVAQYRETGTIRHREVPRVRLEGEDWTLSPALNEVLVQGRRRGHADGIEASVHIDESHYEETHCDGVLVATPTGSTAYNLSEGGPLVHPRMDAFVVTTMSGASAMPPLVVPEGADIEIEITGAEESVVSSDGSEHRTIRPPTTVAISAAAPAKVAGPGSAFFEALGKLE
- a CDS encoding electron transfer flavoprotein subunit beta/FixA family protein, which codes for MKILVTFAEVAAVADNFEIEDGAVADRYLEYDLNEWDEYALEAAVSLREEGIAEEVVTVTIGPERSADTIRMALAKGADRAIRIWDDDLRGDPLEDVSTRAALMAPVVEAEAPTLVLSGVQAADDGYGSTGVSLARTLGWQWGAVVNDFTLDREADSVRVRRELEGGIEEITTLSLPAVLTIQTGINDPRYASLRGLQEAQAQEIDVQSPAELGVWADRLEPRLERGELTEPPSRGDTEYVEGDPPEQATAIADRLLEAGVVQE
- a CDS encoding DUF373 family protein, whose product is MLLVLCVDLDDDLGRKTGIPTPVVGRNAIEHAAVSLAEADPEDSDVNVLFEGVHLHDKLAGGDEPVEVAAVTGEERGEVAANRAVGRELDEVLATLQADEAVRVIVVTDGAQDESVIPVIRSRVQIDSVRRVVVRQAQDLESMYYTIKQVLDDPETRGTILVPLGVLLLIYPLAVLADMVGLPGSVLGVGSGALGLYALVRGLGLEDAIDDWVSRARESLYTGRVTLITYIVAAALLVIGGVEGIATLDSVRVEAAVDVGTMLAALFYGAIRWVAAAALTTSFGQITDEFIAGRFRFRYLNAPVYILAIGAILHTMSAFFLGRVALATLAAVLTVGTLLSVLSTLAMAVVESVRARNAAEA
- a CDS encoding polyprenyl synthetase family protein — protein: MEYVEARRDVIEERLREVVAAVEPTELEDELAHVVLAGGKRVRPTLTLLACEAAGGSVWSSDSETLGPNGQTALDFAVGVELVHNASLVVDDIIDQSALRRGSESAWAAYGHGPAIVASDGLLGEAFALFSADSRALESVSRALVELGEGEAVELVDQPSSESEYMELARRKTGALFRTAAELGAIAADADAATIDALGEYAERVGIAFQIRDDVLDSVADAEDLGKPTGQDDTMDRPSIVRVTGEDPETLTERARMESEAALAALDRVAVEDSEARQYLEDLATFVVDRDR
- a CDS encoding radical SAM protein, producing the protein MISRGCEQCALGGKLVLFVHGYCDHRDCFYCPLGENRKNVDQVFANERPVESDEDVLEAARKMDAMGSSITGGEPLESMERTTHYISLLKDEFGADHHIHLYTGITGDREIMRALAEAGLDEIRFHPPVALWGNIHGTFWEEILYIAREEGLTPAFEIPGIEAETEFLEFIEEGAVDFVNVNEFEMSQGNYRRMHEQGYDRRTDHMSAVEGASEEDLAELVSHPKVYFCTSTFKDAAQHRNRLRRTAPNVSRPFEEITDDGTLVYGVTEAEPARLDELGVPPEYYEVLDGQVEIAWWLLEEMVEEGDIEGGTIIEQYPTWDEQVVEKTPL
- a CDS encoding electron transfer flavoprotein subunit alpha/FixB family protein, yielding MSDVLAVVEHRRGEIRDVSLELLGAGADLADDLDGELHVAVIGGNAEAIADRLDRDGVDVIHTIADGAEFNHDVYVQAVGALYEALEPAVVLTPHTVNALDYVPAVAVDLDLPLVTDVIDMEVSDEGLQTTRSLYESKIDATVTITERPCVVTLRPGEWARATGVGSVPVEDFEFELDESAVGSRVEGFEEAGTGDVDVTAADFLIGVGRGIGEAENLSVIEDLAAVTDATIAASRPLVDNGWFDTSRQVGQSGKTVSPDVYLAVGISGAVQHVAGIKGADTIIAVNTDPHAPIFDIADQAIVGDLFDVIPELTEQLR
- the mptA gene encoding GTP cyclohydrolase MptA — encoded protein: MSHDLPDVQATEPDVTVGLERVGVTGVEKLVEINRGSGRPLVLMAEFEVYVDLPRKRKGLDMSRNLEVIDETLEDAVSEPVYQVEEMCGEVAERLLQKHEYTTKAMVQMEAEYMIRDETPASGRTTQSRVDFIASATASEDAETREEIGARVDGMTVCPCSQGMIEERARDELEDLGVGEEEVTEFLSRVPQAGHSQRGHATLTVESPGKPDVDFRDLVEIARDAMSARIYNMAKRPDEDHMTYAAHANARFVEDCVRSMAEQVVEECNGIDDQAVITMKQENEESIHQHNAHAERIATMDELRAEVNGE
- a CDS encoding KaiC domain-containing protein translates to MAEDTEEDWFERALAEEPEPDESAGADETEEPEPDESAGADETEEPEPDESDTVESEESEPTEPAGSGAPDTSGTNESTEPSAESGSETSDSADETPTEDTFGDEADVIDIDVSETESFGFDLEEGAEDGLDEEEYHTDIPRIGVGIEGLDAMIQEGVPERSLMAVIGGAGTGKTTFALQFLQEALRNDGKAVFITLEENRERILRSASQKGWDFEAAVEDGSLAVLDLDPVDMANSLTSIRSELPRLVGDFEADRLVLDSVSLLEMMYDDQATRRTEIYDFANALKRAGVTTLVTSEASEDTAYASRFGIIEYLTDAVFVLQYVRPEEFQETRLAVEIQKIRDANHSRESKPYELTSGGIEVYRDATIF
- a CDS encoding FxsA family protein, whose amino-acid sequence is MLRLLLAGLLLIPLADIALLVVVAGTIGWAPTVALVVLTALLGMLFVRAEGRHTLRRMQRSLAEGELPTNQVVDGGLLIAAGAFLLTPGLVTDAVGFLLALPLSRVPIRIVLKRYVITPMIDSRTGGFATGRVYTAGFPGSDGSDGDGAGPWTTGSSPNDGGSSGDTIDLGPDDYDVSEER